The Armatimonadota bacterium genome contains a region encoding:
- a CDS encoding M3 family oligoendopeptidase, which translates to MNEVLSAPKWDMSVVYPGLDSSEFRAGFEACQVKLSKLEELFDSQDIRSGGEKSGSTSRLDTAIVAINDFESDFETIGSYIYAFVTTDATDSTAQAKLSELMKLDSTLRKLKNRLAAYVAQCDVKQYVSDSNVGKDHEYALTKMKVLGDNQMSPAEEDLAADLMETGSSAWGRLHGDVTSQIMVTYEANGTSKTEPMAVARAMAYDPDRSVRESAYHAELETWKQFEVPLAAAMNSIKGETDVLCTRRGWDSALARTVFNCNMDMATLDAMMGAARDSFPAFRRYFKAKARLVNESNSLDWFDIFAPIGEDTKVWQYNEGAEFVAQQFSTYSDKMGDFARRSYAENWIDAAPASGKRDGAFCMGLRADESRILMTWKPSFGSVSTLAHELGHAYHNLCLHGKTELQKQTPMTLAETASIFCETIITKAALSTGSPEENLPILEQSVQRAAQTVVDISSRFLFEQAVFEKRASRSLSPSELCDLMLWAQGETYGEGLSNHRHPYMWAVKPHYYSYSSFYNFPYMFGHLFSLGLYSVYRNDPEAFKARYDTLLASTGLSDAATLAKGFGIDITTAAFWEGSLATICEEIDQFVELTR; encoded by the coding sequence ATGAACGAAGTTCTTTCAGCCCCGAAATGGGACATGTCTGTGGTTTACCCCGGTTTGGATTCCTCTGAGTTCCGCGCAGGATTCGAAGCTTGTCAAGTGAAATTGTCAAAGCTCGAAGAACTCTTCGACTCGCAGGACATTCGCTCTGGCGGCGAAAAGTCTGGCTCCACGAGCAGGTTGGATACTGCGATCGTCGCGATCAACGATTTCGAATCGGATTTTGAAACAATTGGGTCATACATCTATGCATTTGTGACCACCGACGCGACCGACTCCACTGCTCAAGCCAAGTTGTCCGAGCTGATGAAGCTGGATTCGACCCTGAGGAAGCTCAAGAATCGCTTGGCCGCCTACGTTGCTCAATGTGACGTCAAGCAATATGTTTCGGATTCGAATGTTGGGAAGGACCATGAGTACGCCTTGACCAAAATGAAGGTACTCGGCGATAACCAAATGTCTCCCGCCGAAGAAGACCTCGCTGCGGATTTGATGGAAACAGGTTCAAGCGCTTGGGGTCGACTCCACGGTGATGTGACTTCGCAGATCATGGTCACGTATGAGGCGAATGGCACGAGTAAGACCGAACCTATGGCGGTCGCCCGTGCGATGGCCTACGATCCAGATCGCTCAGTTCGCGAATCCGCGTACCACGCAGAGCTCGAAACTTGGAAGCAGTTTGAAGTTCCGCTCGCGGCCGCGATGAATTCCATCAAGGGTGAAACGGATGTCCTTTGCACCCGCCGCGGATGGGATTCAGCCCTCGCCCGAACCGTTTTCAACTGCAACATGGATATGGCAACGCTCGATGCCATGATGGGGGCCGCGCGAGATTCCTTCCCTGCATTCCGGCGCTATTTCAAGGCGAAGGCAAGGCTCGTGAACGAGAGCAATTCTCTGGACTGGTTTGACATTTTCGCGCCGATCGGTGAAGACACCAAAGTCTGGCAGTACAACGAAGGTGCCGAGTTTGTCGCCCAACAGTTCAGCACTTATTCCGACAAGATGGGTGATTTTGCCCGCCGGTCGTACGCTGAGAACTGGATCGACGCTGCTCCTGCCTCAGGCAAGCGGGATGGCGCATTCTGCATGGGATTGCGTGCCGACGAAAGCCGAATCTTGATGACTTGGAAACCTTCCTTTGGTTCGGTGAGCACTTTGGCTCATGAGCTGGGGCATGCGTACCACAATCTCTGCTTGCACGGCAAAACCGAGCTTCAAAAGCAGACTCCAATGACTCTTGCAGAGACGGCCAGCATCTTCTGCGAGACCATCATTACGAAGGCAGCACTTTCCACCGGCTCCCCAGAAGAAAATCTGCCGATTCTGGAGCAAAGTGTTCAACGCGCCGCTCAAACCGTGGTTGACATTTCAAGCCGGTTCCTCTTTGAGCAAGCTGTTTTCGAGAAAAGGGCTTCGAGGTCGCTTTCTCCATCAGAACTCTGCGACTTGATGCTCTGGGCGCAGGGAGAAACTTATGGCGAAGGGCTCAGCAACCATCGCCACCCATACATGTGGGCGGTGAAACCACACTACTATAGTTATAGTAGCTTCTACAATTTCCCGTACATGTTCGGCCACTTGTTCTCGCTGGGGCTGTATTCGGTGTACCGAAACGATCCTGAAGCGTTCAAGGCCCGGTACGACACGCTGCTCGCGAGCACAGGATTATCTGACGCCGCCACTCTCGCCAAGGGATTTGGGATTGACATCACGACAGCCGCGTTTTGGGAGGGCAGCCTTGCGACGATCTGCGAGGAAATCGATCAATTCGTTGAATTGACTCGCTAA
- a CDS encoding Lrp/AsnC family transcriptional regulator, producing the protein MATKNKIREKLDSIDFELLKLLQDDGRITNADLARKVDLSPPSVLQRVRKLEQLGVIDRFVAILDPGALDFHIIVFAQVSLSLHQGKPIEEFRVAVAKIPEVLECYHVSGEFDFLLKILVEDMAGYEAFVREKLSLIPGIGRIQSCFVLGTAKHSTQLPL; encoded by the coding sequence ATGGCTACCAAAAACAAAATCAGAGAGAAGTTGGACTCCATTGATTTCGAACTTCTGAAGCTCCTGCAGGATGACGGGAGAATCACGAACGCCGATTTGGCGAGGAAGGTGGATTTGTCGCCACCGAGCGTTTTGCAACGCGTTCGAAAGCTGGAGCAGCTCGGTGTGATCGATCGCTTTGTTGCGATTCTCGATCCCGGCGCGCTCGATTTCCACATCATCGTGTTCGCGCAAGTGAGCCTCTCTCTGCATCAAGGCAAGCCAATCGAAGAGTTTCGGGTCGCTGTGGCGAAGATCCCCGAAGTGCTGGAGTGCTATCACGTCAGCGGAGAATTCGATTTTCTCTTGAAAATTTTGGTCGAGGACATGGCAGGATACGAAGCGTTTGTCCGCGAAAAATTGAGTCTGATACCAGGTATCGGCCGAATTCAAAGCTGTTTTGTGTTAGGAACAGCGAAACATTCGACGCAATTGCCGCTATAG
- a CDS encoding MarR family transcriptional regulator, producing the protein MLSQHGCVGMDVYDTLLALEEAPNQRLTMSELADRVVLSPSGVTRLVDRLVKQGLVQREANPDDGRSSFAAITPAGLNLRLEVWPHLQDALTQEFASKISLQQADQLSCMLRLFLQEGVGTSIYTEQGSKKDVR; encoded by the coding sequence ATGCTATCTCAACATGGATGTGTTGGGATGGATGTTTACGACACTCTATTAGCTCTGGAAGAAGCTCCGAATCAGCGTTTGACGATGTCTGAACTCGCAGACCGCGTGGTGCTGAGTCCGAGCGGTGTCACTCGCCTCGTCGACCGACTGGTCAAGCAGGGACTCGTTCAACGCGAAGCAAACCCAGATGACGGTCGAAGCTCTTTTGCAGCAATCACTCCGGCCGGATTGAACCTCCGCTTAGAGGTCTGGCCGCACCTACAGGACGCTCTGACCCAAGAATTCGCCAGCAAGATTAGCCTCCAACAAGCAGATCAATTGAGCTGCATGCTCCGTCTCTTCCTGCAAGAAGGCGTGGGCACATCCATCTATACCGAACAAGGTTCAAAGAAAGACGTTCGGTAA
- a CDS encoding 30S ribosomal protein S12 — translation MPTVNQLVRNGRKTAAVKSKSPALKSNPFRRGVCTIVRTQTPKKPNSALRKVARVRLTNGVEVTAYIPGIGHNLQEHSVVLVRGGRVKDLPGVRYHIVRGAQQTAGTNNRKQGRSKYGAKRPKPGAAAGKK, via the coding sequence ATGCCTACAGTAAATCAACTAGTACGTAATGGCCGCAAGACGGCAGCCGTGAAGTCGAAGTCACCGGCGCTCAAGTCGAACCCGTTTCGACGTGGCGTTTGCACGATCGTTCGAACCCAGACCCCGAAGAAGCCAAACTCGGCACTTCGAAAGGTCGCTCGTGTTCGACTTACGAACGGAGTTGAAGTCACCGCTTACATTCCAGGCATTGGGCACAACCTGCAGGAGCACTCGGTCGTGCTCGTTCGCGGTGGTCGTGTCAAGGACCTCCCCGGTGTGCGCTACCACATCGTCCGCGGTGCCCAACAGACCGCTGGTACCAACAACCGTAAGCAAGGCCGTTCGAAGTACGGCGCCAAGAGGCCTAAGCCAGGCGCAGCGGCAGGTAAGAAGTAA
- the rpsG gene encoding 30S ribosomal protein S7, translating to MPRKGQAPKRIVTPDPVYNSEMVQRFINRMMIGGKKTVAEKIFYTAMSNLEEKAGVPALEVFEKAMANVLPTNEVRPRRVGGQNYQVPMEVRPVRRRTLALRWLVENSRKRKGEKTMVDKLTAELFDAYNGTGSSVKKKEDTHRMADANKAFAHYRF from the coding sequence ATGCCACGAAAAGGTCAAGCTCCAAAGCGAATTGTCACTCCAGATCCTGTTTACAACAGCGAGATGGTCCAGCGGTTTATCAATCGCATGATGATCGGCGGCAAAAAGACTGTTGCCGAAAAGATTTTTTACACCGCCATGTCCAACCTTGAAGAAAAGGCTGGCGTTCCAGCGCTCGAAGTCTTCGAGAAGGCCATGGCTAACGTCTTGCCAACCAACGAGGTTCGACCTCGCCGGGTTGGTGGTCAAAACTACCAGGTTCCAATGGAAGTTCGACCGGTTCGCCGACGCACACTCGCCCTCCGATGGCTCGTCGAGAATTCTCGAAAGCGAAAGGGTGAGAAGACGATGGTGGACAAGCTGACTGCTGAACTGTTTGATGCCTACAACGGCACCGGTTCTTCAGTTAAGAAGAAGGAAGACACCCATCGAATGGCAGACGCTAACAAGGCGTTCGCCCACTACCGATTCTAA
- the fusA gene encoding elongation factor G: MPRSHPLNLLRNIGIAAHIDAGKTTTTERILYYTGKSHKIGEVHDGAATMDWMEQEQERGITITSAATSCFWRGSNGDKPEHKINIIDTPGHVDFTVEVERSLRVLDGLVAVYCAVGGVQPQSETVWRQANKYKVPRIAYINKMDRLGADFFTVVSRMRERLGANAAPIQIPIGAESDYKGYIDLITMQATIYKSDDGKVFEVVDIPEDLRGLAAEWREKMIESIADYDESIMERFLEGEEISEADIRTALRAGTLANKIVPCISGSSFKNKGVQFMVDCVVDYLPSPLDVGAVQGVDPNTDEDLERKADDKDPFTALAFKIMSDKYVGRLTFIRVYSGVLKKGTPVSVSYREPQTNEFRTRTERIGRILEMHANDRKDIDEVYAGEIVGVIGLNDVRTGYTIADNDKPVSLESIKFPEPVIQIAIEPKSRADQEKLGASLQRLAEEDPTFRVFTDVESSQTIISGMGELHLEIIVDRLNREFGVQANQGKPQVAYRETVKQTVKAEGRFIRQSGGSGQYGVCTIEMTPLEAGQGFVFENKVVGGSIPKEYIPAIEKGVREAMLSGVLAGYPVVDFKVAVTDGSYHDVDSNENAFKQAGILAFREAMKKANPVIKEPIMHVEVTTPEQNIGDVIGDLNKRRGRIEGQEASSGGTVVVNAHVPLSEMFGYVTTLRSLTQGRATPNVTPSHYEEVPNNIAAEIIAKSAK; encoded by the coding sequence ATGCCAAGATCCCACCCCCTAAATCTTTTAAGAAACATCGGTATCGCCGCCCACATTGACGCGGGCAAAACGACCACCACCGAGCGAATCCTGTATTACACCGGAAAGTCGCACAAGATTGGGGAAGTTCACGATGGCGCAGCCACCATGGACTGGATGGAGCAAGAGCAAGAGCGCGGTATCACCATTACCTCCGCTGCGACCTCCTGTTTCTGGCGAGGAAGCAACGGCGATAAGCCTGAGCACAAGATCAACATCATTGATACTCCTGGCCACGTTGACTTTACAGTCGAAGTTGAGCGCTCGCTCCGCGTCTTGGATGGCCTTGTTGCTGTTTATTGCGCAGTGGGTGGCGTGCAACCACAGTCGGAAACCGTTTGGCGCCAAGCCAACAAGTATAAGGTTCCACGAATCGCTTACATCAACAAGATGGACCGACTCGGCGCCGACTTCTTCACCGTCGTTTCGCGAATGCGAGAGCGATTGGGTGCGAATGCTGCTCCGATTCAGATTCCGATTGGCGCAGAAAGCGACTACAAGGGCTACATCGACCTCATCACCATGCAGGCCACCATCTACAAGTCCGATGATGGCAAGGTGTTTGAAGTCGTTGACATCCCTGAAGATTTGCGCGGACTCGCAGCCGAATGGCGCGAGAAAATGATTGAGTCGATCGCAGACTACGACGAATCGATCATGGAGCGCTTCTTGGAAGGCGAAGAGATCAGCGAAGCCGATATCCGAACCGCTCTCCGAGCAGGAACTCTGGCCAACAAGATCGTGCCATGTATCTCGGGCTCGTCCTTTAAGAACAAGGGCGTTCAGTTCATGGTCGACTGCGTTGTGGATTACCTCCCGTCGCCACTCGACGTGGGCGCAGTTCAGGGTGTTGATCCGAACACCGACGAAGATTTGGAGCGAAAGGCAGACGACAAGGACCCATTCACCGCATTGGCGTTCAAGATCATGTCTGACAAGTACGTCGGCCGTTTGACCTTCATCCGCGTTTACTCGGGTGTCCTGAAGAAGGGTACTCCTGTTTCGGTCAGTTACCGAGAACCGCAAACCAACGAGTTCCGAACTCGAACCGAGCGAATCGGACGAATTTTGGAAATGCACGCCAATGATCGAAAGGACATTGACGAAGTGTATGCAGGCGAAATCGTCGGCGTGATCGGTCTGAACGACGTTCGAACTGGTTACACGATTGCGGATAACGACAAGCCAGTTTCGCTCGAATCGATCAAGTTCCCTGAGCCGGTCATTCAGATCGCTATCGAACCTAAGAGCCGAGCAGACCAAGAAAAGCTCGGTGCGAGCTTGCAGCGACTGGCAGAAGAAGATCCAACCTTCCGAGTTTTCACAGACGTGGAAAGCAGCCAAACCATCATCAGTGGTATGGGCGAACTTCACCTTGAGATCATTGTGGACCGACTCAATCGCGAGTTCGGTGTTCAGGCAAATCAAGGCAAGCCACAGGTCGCTTACCGAGAAACCGTCAAGCAAACCGTCAAGGCCGAAGGTCGATTTATTCGACAATCGGGTGGTTCGGGTCAGTATGGTGTCTGTACGATCGAAATGACCCCGCTCGAAGCTGGTCAAGGATTCGTTTTCGAGAACAAGGTCGTCGGTGGTTCGATTCCAAAGGAATACATCCCTGCGATCGAAAAGGGTGTCCGCGAAGCGATGCTCTCGGGCGTGTTGGCAGGATATCCGGTTGTTGACTTCAAGGTCGCCGTCACCGACGGTAGCTACCACGATGTCGACTCCAACGAAAACGCGTTTAAGCAAGCTGGAATTCTCGCTTTCCGCGAAGCTATGAAGAAGGCCAATCCAGTAATCAAGGAACCGATCATGCACGTGGAAGTCACCACTCCAGAGCAGAACATCGGTGACGTGATCGGAGACTTGAACAAGCGACGGGGCCGAATCGAAGGTCAAGAAGCCAGCAGTGGCGGAACCGTTGTGGTGAATGCGCACGTGCCGCTTAGCGAAATGTTTGGTTATGTGACCACTCTTCGATCGCTAACTCAGGGCCGCGCAACTCCAAACGTGACTCCTTCGCACTACGAAGAAGTCCCGAACAATATCGCTGCTGAAATCATCGCTAAATCCGCGAAGTAA
- the tuf gene encoding elongation factor Tu — protein sequence MARAKFERTKPHVNIGTIGHVDHGKTSLTAAITGTLAMKGLSQKFVKYDEIDNAPEEKARGITINISHQEYETDTRHYAHVDCPGHADFIKNMITGAAQMDGAILVVASTDGPMPQTREHILLARQVGVPHIVVFMNKVDLVDDPELLELVEMEIRELLSRYGFPGDDTPVIKGSAVKAIEALEAGKSIDDPAFAPIVELMNAVDSFIPTPTRDNDKPFLMAVEDVFTITGRGTVATGRVERGTLNVNTEVEIVGLSEAPRKTTCTGVEMFRKLLDSCQAGDNVGLLLRGVDRDDIERGMVICKPGSIKPHTKFKGEVYVLSKEEGGRHTPFVPGYKPQFYFRTTDVTGTIDEIFSTSGDKAEMCMPGDNVRMSISLLDDKPIAMEQGSKFAIREGGRTVGAGAITEIIA from the coding sequence ATGGCAAGAGCTAAATTTGAAAGAACAAAGCCGCACGTCAACATCGGCACCATCGGACACGTCGACCACGGTAAGACTTCGTTGACCGCAGCAATCACCGGTACCCTGGCTATGAAGGGTCTGTCGCAAAAGTTCGTCAAGTACGACGAAATCGACAACGCACCTGAAGAAAAGGCCCGCGGTATCACGATTAACATTTCGCACCAGGAATACGAAACCGATACGCGACACTACGCGCATGTCGACTGCCCTGGCCACGCCGACTTTATTAAGAACATGATTACCGGTGCCGCTCAGATGGACGGCGCAATCCTCGTGGTTGCTTCCACTGACGGTCCAATGCCACAAACCCGAGAGCACATCCTTTTGGCTCGACAGGTTGGTGTGCCTCACATCGTGGTCTTCATGAACAAGGTTGACCTTGTTGATGACCCAGAATTGCTCGAACTCGTCGAGATGGAAATCCGCGAGCTGTTGAGCCGATACGGCTTCCCAGGCGATGACACTCCAGTCATCAAGGGTTCGGCAGTTAAGGCTATCGAAGCTCTGGAAGCTGGCAAGTCGATCGATGATCCTGCATTTGCACCAATCGTCGAACTGATGAACGCTGTTGACAGCTTCATCCCAACCCCAACTCGAGACAACGACAAGCCATTCTTGATGGCTGTCGAAGACGTGTTCACCATTACCGGTCGCGGTACTGTTGCTACAGGTCGTGTCGAGCGCGGTACGTTGAACGTCAACACTGAAGTCGAAATTGTTGGACTTTCCGAAGCTCCACGCAAGACGACCTGCACCGGTGTTGAAATGTTCCGCAAGTTGCTGGATAGCTGCCAAGCTGGCGATAACGTCGGATTGCTCCTTCGCGGTGTAGACCGAGACGATATCGAGCGCGGCATGGTTATCTGCAAGCCAGGTTCGATCAAGCCACACACCAAGTTCAAGGGCGAAGTTTACGTCTTGTCGAAAGAAGAAGGCGGCCGACACACCCCATTCGTTCCTGGTTACAAGCCACAGTTCTACTTCCGAACGACCGACGTTACCGGTACCATTGACGAAATCTTTAGCACCTCGGGTGATAAGGCTGAAATGTGTATGCCTGGCGACAACGTTCGAATGTCGATCTCGTTGTTGGACGACAAGCCAATCGCTATGGAGCAAGGCTCCAAGTTCGCTATCCGAGAAGGTGGCCGAACGGTTGGTGCAGGCGCCATCACCGAAATCATTGCGTAA
- a CDS encoding VOC family protein has product MSNLTTIPYLMFNGRCQEAIEFYQSAIGAELEMMMRFSDSPEPMPEGSIPPGFEDKVMHASIKVGNSTIWLSDGNDTKTEFKGFSISIGSDSAAELHSIFDKLANGGEVIMPMSKTFWSEAFGMVKDKFGISWMLGVNSQS; this is encoded by the coding sequence ATGAGCAATCTCACAACAATCCCGTATTTGATGTTTAATGGCCGATGCCAGGAAGCGATCGAGTTCTATCAATCCGCGATTGGCGCAGAACTCGAAATGATGATGCGCTTTAGCGATAGCCCAGAACCGATGCCGGAGGGCTCAATTCCTCCAGGCTTTGAGGACAAGGTGATGCACGCCTCTATCAAGGTAGGGAACTCGACCATCTGGCTCTCCGATGGCAACGATACCAAAACGGAATTCAAAGGATTCAGTATCTCAATAGGCTCGGATTCTGCAGCCGAACTTCATTCGATCTTCGACAAACTTGCCAATGGCGGAGAAGTCATCATGCCGATGAGCAAGACCTTTTGGTCTGAGGCTTTTGGAATGGTCAAGGATAAGTTTGGGATCAGCTGGATGCTGGGAGTGAATTCACAATCATGA
- a CDS encoding SRPBCC domain-containing protein, whose translation MSQRLELRYSIDISAPSATVWKAIWTPEHYEKWTSHFHPGSRYEGTLAEGEVIRFLGPTSENGESGLASKIVKWVPDSECWLCSLGLIVDGEIVTEGEGAADWIDSREEYRLVQNGDVCSFNVLVESPESMREYFDSAWAKSLAELKGIAESLA comes from the coding sequence ATGAGTCAGCGGTTAGAACTACGCTATAGCATTGACATCTCTGCGCCATCTGCCACAGTTTGGAAGGCGATCTGGACACCAGAACATTACGAAAAGTGGACGTCGCACTTCCATCCAGGCTCCAGGTACGAAGGCACTCTTGCAGAAGGCGAGGTCATCCGATTTCTTGGCCCAACTTCTGAGAACGGTGAGAGCGGATTGGCCTCGAAAATTGTGAAGTGGGTACCAGATTCAGAGTGCTGGCTCTGCTCGTTAGGGTTGATTGTTGATGGTGAGATCGTCACCGAAGGTGAAGGCGCAGCAGATTGGATTGATTCAAGGGAAGAGTACCGATTGGTTCAAAACGGCGACGTGTGCTCGTTCAACGTGCTTGTCGAATCGCCGGAAAGTATGCGCGAATATTTCGATTCGGCTTGGGCAAAATCGTTGGCAGAGCTCAAGGGAATCGCGGAGTCGCTGGCATGA
- a CDS encoding SRPBCC domain-containing protein has product MIDRIQFNPETDLKIERIVPITPMQVYEAWTVPALMVKWFTPAPWKTVAAEVDARPGGKCEVTMQSPEGETLPPMTGCVLHADPGKAYIFTSCLMPGFRPSPEPNFTGAILIEPAEGGAKYTAIAMHKDSADRNQHAEMGFEAGWNAALDQMIAMYSE; this is encoded by the coding sequence ATGATTGACCGAATTCAGTTCAATCCAGAAACGGACTTGAAGATCGAGCGGATCGTGCCGATCACCCCCATGCAAGTCTACGAAGCATGGACGGTCCCAGCACTGATGGTGAAGTGGTTTACGCCTGCGCCCTGGAAGACTGTGGCAGCAGAAGTGGACGCACGGCCAGGAGGAAAGTGCGAAGTCACCATGCAGTCTCCAGAAGGTGAAACCCTACCGCCGATGACCGGCTGTGTGCTGCACGCCGATCCTGGCAAGGCGTACATTTTCACGAGTTGTCTCATGCCTGGTTTTCGCCCATCGCCCGAGCCAAACTTTACTGGCGCGATCCTCATTGAGCCCGCAGAAGGCGGCGCAAAGTACACCGCCATCGCAATGCACAAAGATAGCGCTGATCGCAATCAGCATGCAGAAATGGGATTTGAGGCCGGATGGAACGCCGCCCTAGATCAAATGATCGCGATGTACTCCGAGTGA
- a CDS encoding sigma-70 family RNA polymerase sigma factor has translation MAWLEPETAHILLKRAGRGDTRAWEQIVRSYSNLVYSVARQAGLSREDSEDVYQATFIALHKNLDRIEHGSRLSRWLVVTAGRESVRISRLQRRTTSSDETTELLEEVIHQDEQATEALILDGMQYEAAFAGFEALDERCRKLLSAIFSDHPTSYEQISSELNIPLGSIGPTRARCIESLRKILQKNHFFEEDVSRRRGRNSMRRNYVQSPK, from the coding sequence ATGGCATGGCTCGAACCTGAAACCGCACACATTCTGCTGAAAAGGGCAGGGCGCGGCGATACGCGTGCCTGGGAACAAATCGTTCGAAGCTATTCAAACTTGGTCTATTCGGTAGCACGCCAAGCGGGTCTCTCCCGCGAAGATTCTGAAGATGTCTATCAAGCGACTTTTATCGCCCTCCACAAGAATCTAGATCGAATCGAGCATGGGAGTCGGCTCAGCAGGTGGTTGGTCGTTACGGCTGGGCGCGAATCGGTGCGCATCTCTCGGCTACAACGCCGTACCACCAGTTCCGACGAAACTACAGAACTGCTAGAAGAGGTCATCCACCAAGATGAGCAAGCCACCGAGGCATTGATCCTGGATGGAATGCAATACGAAGCCGCATTTGCTGGATTTGAAGCACTGGATGAGCGATGCCGAAAGCTGCTTTCCGCCATCTTTTCGGACCATCCCACTTCATACGAGCAGATCTCTTCGGAACTCAACATCCCGCTCGGATCGATCGGTCCTACAAGAGCGAGATGCATCGAGAGCTTACGCAAAATTCTGCAAAAGAATCACTTTTTTGAGGAGGATGTATCAAGACGCCGTGGGCGAAACTCTATGAGGAGGAACTATGTTCAATCGCCCAAATGA